In Pseudomonas saudiphocaensis, one DNA window encodes the following:
- a CDS encoding alanine/glycine:cation symporter family protein, whose protein sequence is MLDILNDLIWSKLLIVMLVGLGLYFTIRSGFVQLRYFGSMFRIFGQAFKRQPGQLSSFQALMLSVAGRVGAGNIAGVAVAIMLGGPGAVFWMWMVALVGMATSYFECSLAQLYKRRQADGTYRGGPAFYILHGLRQRWMAVLFSILLLVTFGFGFNALQSYTVASSMHDTFGVPTYISGIALAVIMAMIIFGGIRRIASIADILVPIMAFAYIAMALTVIGINFERVPEALTLIVRSAFGLEPAFAGGIGAAIIMGVKRGLFSNEAGLGSAPNVAAVAEVKHPAAQGIVQSLSVFIDTLLVCTSTALIILLSGIYSPETAEVVGVVLTQTALAAVVGEWGRVFISLALLLFVFTTLIYNYYLGENALGFFSEKRAVIQGYRALVIALVLWGSLQDLSTVFAFADLTMGLLAIVNLIAVALLFKTGLRLMRDYDAQVRSGIEQPVLNAQDYADLDIDHSAWPSADAQQNQALAAGTVLQS, encoded by the coding sequence TCGGCCAGGCCTTCAAACGCCAACCTGGCCAACTCAGCTCCTTTCAGGCCCTGATGCTCAGCGTCGCGGGCCGCGTGGGCGCGGGCAACATCGCCGGCGTCGCCGTAGCCATCATGCTCGGCGGACCAGGCGCGGTGTTCTGGATGTGGATGGTGGCGCTGGTCGGAATGGCCACCAGCTATTTCGAATGCTCCCTGGCGCAGCTCTACAAGCGCCGCCAGGCGGACGGCACCTACCGGGGTGGTCCGGCCTTCTACATCCTGCATGGCCTGCGCCAGCGCTGGATGGCAGTGCTGTTCTCGATTCTGCTGCTGGTCACCTTCGGTTTTGGCTTCAATGCGTTGCAGTCCTACACCGTGGCCAGTTCGATGCACGACACCTTCGGCGTGCCGACCTACATCAGCGGGATAGCCCTGGCGGTCATCATGGCGATGATCATCTTCGGCGGCATTCGCCGTATCGCCAGCATCGCCGATATCCTCGTACCCATCATGGCTTTCGCCTACATTGCCATGGCCCTGACCGTCATAGGCATCAACTTCGAACGCGTGCCGGAGGCACTGACACTCATCGTGCGTAGCGCCTTCGGCCTGGAGCCGGCCTTCGCTGGCGGCATTGGCGCGGCAATCATTATGGGCGTCAAGCGCGGGCTGTTCTCCAACGAAGCGGGGCTGGGCAGCGCGCCGAACGTGGCGGCCGTGGCGGAGGTGAAGCACCCCGCGGCCCAGGGCATCGTGCAGTCACTCAGCGTGTTCATCGACACCCTGCTGGTATGCACCAGCACGGCGCTGATCATCCTGCTCTCGGGCATCTACAGCCCCGAAACCGCCGAGGTCGTCGGTGTGGTCCTCACGCAAACGGCACTGGCCGCGGTGGTCGGTGAGTGGGGCCGGGTATTCATCAGCCTGGCGCTGCTGCTCTTCGTCTTCACCACCCTAATCTACAACTATTACCTGGGCGAGAACGCATTGGGCTTCTTCAGCGAAAAGCGCGCCGTGATCCAGGGCTACCGCGCACTGGTGATCGCGCTGGTGCTCTGGGGCTCGCTGCAGGACTTGAGCACCGTGTTTGCCTTCGCCGACCTGACCATGGGTCTGCTGGCGATCGTCAACCTGATCGCCGTGGCACTGCTGTTCAAGACCGGCCTGCGCTTGATGCGTGACTACGACGCGCAGGTCCGCTCCGGCATCGAGCAGCCGGTGCTAAATGCACAGGACTACGCCGATCTGGACATCGACCACAGCGCCTGGCCGAGTGCCGACGCTCAGCAGAATCAGGCACTGGCTGCCGGCACGGTGCTGCAGAGCTGA
- a CDS encoding asparaginase gives MTTPAKCLLVLYTGGTIGMQMGAQGLMPATGFEARLRVQQAAAEQRLPSWYFRELLPPIDSASMSQRNWLEMAASIREEVDAGRCDGVLVLHGTDTLAYSAAALSFLLLGLPVPVVLTGSMLPAGTPDSDAWANLFGAMLALAQGIEPGVKVYFHEKLMHGARLTKLSAARLDAFAEQPRPRSGQRAQAIDPKLDYRQPRLPVNLAVLPLFPGIQAAQLQALFDSGIRGLVLECYGSGTGPSDDAELLATLAAAHQRGVVLTAISQCPQGHVEFGIYAAGSQLASTGLVSGGGMTREAALGKLFALLGAGLGQAEVEHWFALDLCGERAD, from the coding sequence GTGACTACTCCTGCTAAGTGCCTGTTGGTGCTCTACACCGGCGGCACCATCGGCATGCAAATGGGCGCCCAGGGTCTGATGCCGGCAACCGGCTTCGAGGCACGCCTGCGGGTTCAACAGGCAGCGGCCGAGCAGCGCCTGCCCAGCTGGTATTTCCGCGAACTGCTGCCGCCCATCGACAGCGCTTCCATGAGCCAGCGCAACTGGCTGGAAATGGCCGCCAGCATTCGCGAAGAAGTGGATGCGGGCCGCTGCGATGGGGTGCTGGTGCTGCATGGCACGGATACCCTCGCCTACAGCGCCGCGGCGCTGAGCTTCCTGCTGCTCGGCCTACCGGTGCCGGTGGTGCTGACCGGCTCGATGCTGCCGGCCGGTACGCCCGACAGCGATGCCTGGGCCAACCTGTTCGGTGCCATGCTGGCGCTGGCTCAGGGCATCGAGCCCGGTGTGAAGGTGTATTTCCACGAAAAGCTGATGCACGGCGCGCGCCTGACCAAGCTGAGCGCTGCCCGGCTCGATGCCTTCGCCGAACAGCCACGCCCGCGCTCCGGCCAGCGCGCCCAGGCGATCGACCCGAAATTGGACTATCGCCAGCCGCGACTACCGGTCAACCTGGCGGTGCTGCCGCTGTTTCCAGGCATTCAGGCCGCTCAACTGCAGGCTTTGTTCGACAGCGGCATCCGTGGGCTGGTGCTCGAATGCTACGGCAGCGGCACCGGCCCCAGCGACGACGCCGAGCTGCTCGCAACTCTGGCGGCTGCCCATCAGCGCGGGGTGGTGCTGACGGCGATCAGCCAATGCCCGCAGGGCCATGTGGAGTTCGGCATCTATGCCGCCGGCAGCCAGCTGGCCAGTACCGGACTGGTCTCGGGCGGCGGCATGACCCGAGAGGCGGCGCTGGGCAAGCTGTTCGCCCTGCTTGGCGCGGGCCTCGGCCAAGCCGAAGTGGAGCACTGGTTTGCGCTGGACCTGTGTGGCGAACGCGCCGACTGA